One genomic window of Oryctolagus cuniculus chromosome 11, mOryCun1.1, whole genome shotgun sequence includes the following:
- the SCAND1 gene encoding SCAN domain-containing protein 1 has protein sequence MAETEPSLGAARSPSAASLEKREEEAGPSSDPERNSAGPSILEASPPSLEPAVKEASPPPPAALELPLGSAPQAEAAPRSPPGPGGSRPGPETFRQRFRQFRYQDAAGPREAFRQLRELSRQWLRPDIRTKEQIVQMLVQEQLLAILPEAARARRLRRRADVRITG, from the coding sequence ATGGCGGAGACCGAGCCGAGCTTGGGGGCCGCCCGGAGTCCCTCAGCGGCGTCGCTGGAGAAACGCGAGGAGGAAGCGGGCCCGAGCTCAGACCCCGAGCGTAACTCCGCGGGCCCCTCCATTCTAGAGGCCTCACCGCCTTCCCTGGAGCCCGCCGTCAAGGAAGCGAGTCCTCCGCCCCCCGCGGCCCTGGAGCTGCCCCTGGGCTCTGCGCCTCAGGCCGAGGCCGCTCCGCGCTCCCCGCCGGGCCCCGGCGGCTCCCGGCCCGGGCCCGAGACGTTCCGCCAGCGCTTCCGGCAGTTCCGCTACCAGGACGCGGCGGGGCCCCGCGAGGCGTTCCGCCAGCTGCGGGAGCTGTCCCGCCAGTGGCTGCGGCCCGACATCCGCACCAAGGAGCAGATAGTGCAGATGCTGGTGCAGGAGCAGCTGCTCGCCATCCTGCCCGAGGCGGCGCGGGCCCGGCGGCTGCGTCGTCGCGCCGATGTGCGCATCACCGGCTGA